The genomic window AGTCGTGAACAAACCATATTAATTTCTACTCATATTGTTAGTGATTTGGAATTCATATCGAAAGAAATATTTATCTTGAAAAATGGTAACTTTGTAATGAGTGGAACTGAGAAACAATTAGTTAATCGCTGTAATAACCTGGTGTGGGAAGTAAGTTTTGAAAGTGAAATGGAGTTACATCAACACTTAAAGAATTGTACTATTTCCATGATTTACGATGATGCTGGAAAAATAAAAGCTCGAGTTATTAGTGAGAGTTCTCCTGTTTCTAATGCTATTAATGTAGTTCCTACTTTAAATGACATATATCTTTTTAATTTTAAAAAGGAGGCACAATCCAATGCTAAACGAGCTTAAAAAATTTACAAGTGAACTTTATATAAAGATTTTAATTTTTGTGGTTATTTTAGTGCCAATAGCTGTATCAATAGCTACAATTAAGAGCTTTGAAGAGATAAGATCTATAGACGATTCAAATTATGTTAAAGGTAGAGCTGGAATTCATTTAGCAAAAGAACGATATAATAATTCTAAAGGAGTTCTTACAACAGATAAACTTAATGAAGTTTTAAAATATTATAAGTCAATGCCAGCAGGTGATGCAGCATATATAAAAACAGATATTAAGTATCCAGGAATTTTTTCTTTGATTGATACTGCCTATACAGCTTATGATGCAAAAGAAGGAGATAAATTTCATAAACTTAATAATACCAATGATTTTTACAATAGAAATATAAATATAATCACTAAAAAATTAAATGATTCAGAAAGGGACTATGAATCTTGGGAAAAAAATATTATTCTTGAAAAAGCAAAAACTATTGATAAACCATTTACTATTGATTTTATGGAGCACTGGCATAAAATATATCCATCTTTAACAATTTCTTCTTTTTAATTTTAAAAAGGAGGCACAATCCAATGCTAAACGAGCTTAAAAAATTTACAAGTGAACTTTATATAAAGATTTTAATTTTTGTGGTTATTTTAGTGCCAATAGCTGTATCAATAGCTACAATTAAGAGCTTTGAAGAGATAAGATCTATAGACGATTCAAATTATGTTAAAGGTAGAGCTGGAATTCATTTAGCAAAAGAACGATATAATAATTCTAAAGGAGTTCTTACAACAGATAAACTTAATGAAGTTTTAAAATATTATAAGTCAATGCCAGCAGGTGATGCAGCATATATAAAAACAGATATTAAGTATCCAGGAATTTTTTCTTTGATTGATACTGCCTATACAGCTTATGATGCAAAAGAAGGAGATAAATTTCATAAACTTAATAATACCAATGATTTTTACAATAGAAATATAAATATAATCACTAAAAAATTAAATGATTCAGAAAGGGACTATGAATCTTGGGAAAAAAATATTATTCTTGAAAAAGCAAAAACTATTGATAAACCATTTACTATTGATTTTATGGAGCACTGGCATAAAATATATCCATCTTTAACAATTTCTTTTATGATAATTTCAATTTCAGCCATTGTTATAGGTTCCCGTTTGTTTTCCTATGAAAAAGACAAAAATATGGATATTTTATTGGTTTCTCTTGGGGATAGACATCTTAAAAATATTGGAACAAACAAAATGAAAGAATTACTTACTTTTTTAACAGTTGAATTTTTAGTAAGCGTAATTATAATATCTACGATAATATTTTCAAACACTGGGCTCAGTGCTTGGAATAGTCAAATTCAAATTAAATATTTTACTTCTATATATCATCTAACTTTTGGGCAAGCATACTTATTGTCTTTGTTTACTGGTTGGATTAGTATTATGGCAATAGGAACTTTTGTTGCAGCATTAAATGCCTTTACTCAAAAATCTTATATCACATTAGTGATTGGATTTCTTGTGACGTTTATTCCAACTGTTATTATGAGATTAAATATGTTTCCAGTTATTATAACAAAGTTTTTTAAAGTTCAACCAATAAATGGTATCTTTATAGAGAAAAATTTACTATCCCTTCAAGTATTTAAGGTCTTATTTTTCCATACACTTACCATAACAGCTATTATTATTAACTCTATAATAATTTTAGGTATCTGTATATTTATATCTTCTGCTTTATTCACTAGGAGAATAAAAAATGCATAAAATATATTCTTTATCATTGGAATATAAAATTAAACACAGGTACTAATAAGATTATACTTGACTTAAAAGGAGGTAAATTATGTTTTATGAAATGAAGAAGTTTTATAAAACTACAGCTGTATTAATTTCTTTTGTTTTAGCTCTATTACTTGCAATAGGTATGCCTATTTTATTTATACATGATTATACAAGCTGCGACTACTCAACTGGAGAAGAAGTTATAATAAGCGGCTTAAAGGGGCTTAAATACGAAAAAGAACAGTTAGAAAAAGTTTCTGGAAATTTAAGTACAGATAAATTGAATAAAGCTCTTACTTTTTATAAAGAACAACCGAAAGGAAACAAAGCATATTTTAGGATGGAGGATAAATATCCGAAAATTCTTTCACTTTTAACAGATGCGTATACACCTTGTGGAGAAAATACATTTGATGTTACTAGGATATCAAATGTTAATAACTTTTATACTAGAAATATAGAAAGAGTAAAAGAAAAGATGCACTTATTGGGTAACGGATTTCTTTCAACAAACGAAAGAGAAGAAGTATTAAATAAAGCAGCTAATATAAGTACCCCCTATAATCTTGAATTTGTTGGTCAGTGGTCGGTTTTAATTAAATCCTTATTCTTTGTATATATACTAATAATATTATCTGGAATTTTAATATCAAATAGGCTTTTTTCATTCGAAAAAGAAAATGATATGGATATTATATTAAATTCTGCAGGGAGAAAAAAACTTATAAGCATAGGATTTCAAAAAATTTTTGCAATGATAACCTATTTGTCTTTAGAATTTATATTGTGTACTACTATTATTACATCTATTATGTTTGGAACAATAGGTATTACTGGTTGGAATTGTCAAATACAAATTTTACCAAATTTTTTTACATTTATATATAATTGGTCTATTGGAGAAATGTTTATTTATTATTTGATAATTGCATGGCTATGTATAATGTCTATAGCTCTTATTGGAACACTTATTAATTCTATGGTACAAGAGACATATAGTTCATTGATAATATCTTCATTGTTAATGATTTCACCAATATTTTTAAGAAGTATTCCATTAGTACCATCAGGGATTCAAAGATATCTATATGTTCAGCCTATAAATGGAATCAGCCCACTTTATTTTATAGATAACTTATTTATTTATCAATTGGGATCTAGTAAAGTACTTAGTTCAGCTATAATTATGGTTATTGCTATAATATGTTTGGTTATTGGTTTAATATTTTCTCCTATTATATTTTCAAGAAGAATAAATAAAAAATTTCAACTAACTAGTTAGCTCTTTTTATATAATGTTCACAACGATATTAAGCTTTTTTGAAAGAGACTTGATTATTAAAATTTAGCATTATATAAAAAACAAACCCAGCATCTATTCATATTATAGACGTTGGGTTTGTAATTAACTTTAACCATTTTTCATTTGAAGGTATAAGTGTTTTATATTTTTTTATAAAATTCCTATTCTGTTTCTTATATCTTATTTTGGATTGAATATAACTCATAATATATACCTTTACGTTTTAGTAACTCATTATGGGTTCCTATATCGTCTATAGAACCATCTTTTAAGACGACTATTTTGGTTGCATTTGATATTACTTGATTAAATCTATGCATTATCATAATTCCTATTTTATTTTTAGTTTCGGAAACAATTATTTTTTAGTTCTAAAAAAATGATATAATATTACAGAAAGGAAGTGGCGGGAGTGACAAAATATAATGTTTTAGTGGTAGATGATGAGGAAGAAATAAGAGAAGCTATAGAAATATATTTAAAAAATGAAGGCATAAAAGTGTTTAAGTCAAAAGATGGTATAGAGGCACTAAGTATCTTAGAAGAAGAAGAAATCCACCTTATACTAATGGATATTATGATGCCAAGAATGGATGGAATTAAAGCTACTTTTAAAATAAGGGAAAATAAAAATATTCCGATAATAATGCTTTCAGCTAAATCAGAAGATACAGACAAAATACTTGGTCTTAATATAGGGGCAGATGACTATATTACAAAGCCGTTTAACCCATTAGAATTAGTAGCAAGAGTTAAGTCACAGTTAAGAAGATATGTGAGATTAGGAAATTATAAAGAAAGTGAAGATGAAATAGTTGTAAGAGGTCTTGTTTTAAACAAAAATACTAAGATGGTAATAATAGATGGAGAAGAGGTGAGTCTTACACATACAGAATATAAGATATTAAAACTTTTAATGGAGAATAAGGGGAGAGTATTTTCTATAGAAGAAATATATGAAAAAGTGTGGAAAGAGCCTTTTTATAATGGGGAAAATACTATCGCAGTTCACATAAGAAGAATAAGAGAAAAGATAGAAATTAACCCCAAGGAACCAGAATACTTAAAGGTGGTGTGGGGAATTGGATATAAAATCGAAAAGTAAATATTTGTATATAACAATTTTTGTTGCTGGAATATATATTCTTTCGCTTTCGTTTATATCAACTATTGATTTTATAGGTAAAAAAAATTTTTTTGAGAAAAATGCATATTTTAATAGTTATAATTTTAAATATCAGCTAGAAAAATATTCAGAAAATGTGAAATACTCTATTGATTATCTGGAAAACTTTGATATTAAAAGTGATAATAAAAAAATACAGGCAATATCAGAAAATCATGAAATTGAACTTCAAAACAAATTACATGAAATTGAAAAACAATATCAAAATAAAATAGAACAAGCTCAAAAACAAGGTAATGATATAGATATATTAATTAATGAAAAGAATAAGAAATTAGAAGAGGCTAAGTTAAAAAATATTAAAAATGTCGAAATAAAACTTAGTGAAAATTATAATAAAGTGAAAAAAGATATAGATTCACAGAATTTTATA from Clostridium sp. MB40-C1 includes these protein-coding regions:
- a CDS encoding response regulator transcription factor — encoded protein: MTKYNVLVVDDEEEIREAIEIYLKNEGIKVFKSKDGIEALSILEEEEIHLILMDIMMPRMDGIKATFKIRENKNIPIIMLSAKSEDTDKILGLNIGADDYITKPFNPLELVARVKSQLRRYVRLGNYKESEDEIVVRGLVLNKNTKMVIIDGEEVSLTHTEYKILKLLMENKGRVFSIEEIYEKVWKEPFYNGENTIAVHIRRIREKIEINPKEPEYLKVVWGIGYKIEK